The genomic region GCAAGGTTTCGGTCAAGAACTGGGCCCAGAAAGGCCTCTCTCCTGGACCCAAATAGAACACTGACACTTCATGGCTTTGAATTAGGGAGGTCAGGGCAAGGAGCAAAGGGGGTTTCCAAGCGCTCAGGAATATCCCGGCTGCAGAGGTACGCCAAGACCAGATCAGAAATCTGCATATCCTCTAGGACATGAGCAGGCCTGGCAGCAGAGCAGCCTGGCTGGCAAGGTAGGCTCTGAGCAAGGGTATAACGAGGGCACTGCAGGGAGAGTGCGGTGCAGTGGAGGGAACCGAGAGGAAATGGACTGGGGAGGGGGTCTAATGGCAAGGCTGAGAATGGACTACCACAGAGTCAGAAATCAGACCTGAAAGAGGCTAAAGTCCAATGAAACCATGAGGACATGATGGCCCCGGCGGCCCCCTGGCTCCTCCTGCAATTCCAGCCGCAGATCATGCCACCGGCCATCACTGACAGTCACCTGgtccaggaggaggtgggcagcaCGGCCCGAACCCCTGCTCACCGTCACGGACAGCAACCCCCGATCCAGCTGCAGATAGAGAAGCACAACCCTGGGGTCAGGGGCCCAAgatgggctggggctgggatgtCAGGAGGTGAGGTCTGGGGGCTCAGATGTCAGCACCACAGGGTCAAGGCTATATTTAGCACACAGGGGATTGTGCCCAGGGATGTCATGTTGCTGAGAGGGAAATTAGGGGCCAGATGTCAGGGTCAGGGGTTGGGGATCAGTGCAGCTAGCACAGAAGAGATATGCTAGGGCCCTGCACCTGCAGAGGATATCATGGTGGGAAGGAAGGTCAAGGGCTAGGGTCCAGAGCAGGGTCAAATACGGTCAGGACACCTGGTAAGAGTATGCAGGATGACCAGGTTCAAACCCAAAGGAGTGTTGCTGGTGGCATCTGAAGTTGAGAGTTGGGGGTtgagggaggggccaggaggaCAGACACACCTGACAGAGGAGCGTGCTGTGTGGCCCAGCCTGCACTTGCATCAGGACCCCCTGCGTCGCCCGTGTCCGAAATGCCAGGCCCAGGTACCACGGCACAGACACAGCCATGTCATTTCCGAAGTCCCAGCTCAGTGTGCCATTGCCTCGGAAATGATGGGGATGGGCCATGGCTGAGGGGATAAAAAGACCAGGATCACAGGCCCCACCTCAGGAACAGACCTTACCCTGCAGGCCCCTCTTGCCCCGTGCTGCCCACTCACTGAGCCTACAGTCTTTGCCACCGAAGCCCACGGGGCAGTCGCAGCTGAAGCCGCCCCAGCGTTCTGAGCAGAAGCCGCTGTTCTTACAGGGGCCCGAGTCACAAAAGTGCAGCTTGGCCTGGCAGCCTGGGAGAGGAAGGCACATGGAGGATGTGAGAACATGGGGGAGAGCGGGGGGCACGAGTGCTAGACAGGACACAGGGGTCCAGCGGGGCCAAAAGTGGCCACGATTTCCGCCCTGTGTTCTCTCAGGGTGGAGTTGGAAGGAGGCGGGCCCTAAAGGCTAGGCTATGACACAGTGCTTGCCCACAAAGGAAACAAGGGTAAGGTCAGATGTGGAATCACTCCACGGAGCCCTCCACCCCCCTCTCTAATACGGGGGCACGGACTACCTGCCATGGTGCCGTTGTTCGCGACAAAGGCTGCCATGTCCACCCGGCGGCCATCAATGTACAGGTCCCTCATGCAGCCAATGAAGTCCTTGTGCGACACGGGGAAGTTCTCGGGGAGGTTGGGGACACCCCCCAGGAGCAGAGGGCCCGTTAGGTCCAGGGACCTGGGGATCAGGGGTCCGGATCATTGTTGGGATGGGGGCCAGGGTAGGGTGGTTCCTGAGGGCCACAGGAAGTGTGTGGGGGGAGGTAGGACTCAGAGGGTAAAAGTGATCTAGGGGGGAGAGTAAGGCCAGGTTAGGGAAGAAGCTGGGGTCTAACTTCAGTTGTAGGGGCACACAGGAGAGCTCATGATGCACAGATGGTCTAGGGAAAGGTAAAAGAAGGGTCAGGGGCTAGGATGAAAGagtggggcatttgggtggttgGTGAAGAGTCTGGGGTGCCAAGGGGGGCTGTGGGGCATtaaagagaagcagggagcatgGACACTGGGGACTGGGGACCTGGGGAACATGTGCAGGAGTGGGGGGTCTGGGGTAGAACACAGGGATGGAGCTAGGGTGTGGTGGGTTTTCAGTGtcctcagagagagagggaaagggtgaTCTGGGGAAGGGTGTGGAGTGGGACATGTGAAGGGGTGGGCTtcggcaggcaggcagagggcatggGGATCAGGGGCTGGGGTCTCACTTCTTGGAGCTTGTTTGCACGCCAGCAGCCGCACATGAGTAGTTGCCAATGTCAGCCCCGAACTGCAGAGCCACAGCCACATCGCAGTCATCCACGCTTAGCACAGCCACCTTGTCCTTGGAGGGGCCCTGAGCACCCCCCAGGGCATCTGTCCGGGGCTAGAGACCCAGGCACACCACTCAACAGGATCCCCAGGGTGACCCCTGAAGGGCAGAACCTGGCCTCCCAGCTCCCCTCACACTCCCATGCCAAGGCTGGTGCCCACCTTGTTGTAGTATCTTAGATGCACTGTGTGCCACTGTCCATCACTCAGGCCCCCTGGAACTGTGGGGCTGACCACTGTGTTGGACTCACCTGTGGGGAAGATACACATGGAAGGTTGTCTGGTGCTGCCTagttgcctctccctccccacccccagtcatAGGAACACAGCTACTCCCAGGATGTAGCATATGGTCCTGGATACGTCAGATCAGTCCCATCCACTAGTGATCGCACTGGCTGGACCAGAGTGTCTCCAGACAGATAGGAGAAGCACACGCATTGGACAGATAGACTTTCCCCCAGGGAATGGCTAGGACGTCAGATCCTCACTGATGTCTGTTTAGCATGGAAGTAGGTATTGAGGGAGTACAATGAGGCAAACCTGAGGGGACTTGAGGCTCCCATCCCCCCAGCCATCTCACCCACACATGTACACCCGCCCCGACACACATCCACGGAAGCACCCACCCGTGGAATAGGTAAGCCGCACTTGCCCGGCCACGAGCTCCAGGGCCAGGAAGTCGTGCTTCTCGTTCAGGCGCCCGTTGTAGAAGAGCAGCCCACTTGGCTGCACTGTGGCAAACCTGGGTGGGGTGGACAGGGAGCGATGAGAAAGGATGTCGTGATGTCAGGGATAGTGCAGTGACGTCAGGGACAGTGCCGTTTCAAGACAACCCGGTGGGGCATCTCGGGAGGGGTGGTGTCCTGTGGGGCATCAGGATGGGGCAGCTGGGAATCTGGGTCAGGGTCATGGAGGGAGCAGGGACGGCGTAGAGGCGCGCGGTGATACGGGGCTGGCACCTACGAGAGGGACAGCGTGAGGTGGAAGCGCTGTCGCAGGCCTCGGAACATGACGAACGAACTGGGAGGGAAGGAGCGCGCTGCCACCTCGCAGCGCGGGCCTTCGAAGGCGCCGCCCGCCGGGCACTGGCAGCGGAAGCCGCCGTCGGGCCCGTCGGCACAGGTGCCCCCGTTGCGGCAGACGCCGGGGACGCAGCGTCCAGCCTCCGTGTCCAGCTCACAGTCTTCTCCTACGGGTCACACCGCGGCGGGAGGTCAGCGCCCCGCCCGCGCGGACTCCAGCGGGCCCCGCCCCTCCAAAGACTCCGAGCCCTCTGAAAGGGCGAGCTCCCTGTGGGCACGCCCCCTGTCAGCCTGGCCCCTCCCCGCGTTCACGGTGGCCCGGCCACGCCCCCAGGGCCCGCCCCCTCCTCAGCCACGCCCCCTTCACAGCCTCGGTAAGGCGGAGCGAGGCCTCTCTCTATTCCTTCAGCGTCTCATGCTCCCGCAGGGCCCGGCTCTACCACTTCCGGCCCACTCGACCCCGGTACGCTCAAGACTGCCGCCGCACCCTCACTCGCACTGTAGTTCCGGCCCCAGCCCCGCAGCCTGCCCACCTGTGAAGCGCGGCCGGCACACGCAGGTGTAGCCCCCCTCGCGCCGCGCACAGGCGCCGCCGTTCCGGCACGGGTTGGAGTAGCAGAGGTCCAGCTCTGTCTCGCAGAAGTCTCCCGTGAAGCCGGGCGGGCAGCGGCAGCGCAGGCCTGCGATGGGCTGGATGGGTCGGAAGAGCGTGGAGGCCGAGGCCAGGAAGGGCGCGGACGAGTCGAAGCGCAGCACCGACACGCACTTCATGTAGTTCTCACACGGCTCGCGCAGGCACACGTTGTCGTCGAAGGGCAGCACGTCCAGGAGCGAGCGGGCGGCAAGGGCCGCGCGGCGCACGTATAATTGCTCTTGCAGCTCCTCGGAGCTGAACCAGGGACCCGCAgcgcccgccccggccccgcgtGGCGCCAGTGCGGAGAAGCTCACATTGAGCACCGTGCCCCCCACGTCCGTGTCGTTCTGAATGTTGAAGATGAAGACGTCCTCGGCGGGAGTAGCAAGCACCGAGGCCACGCCTTCCAGGAAGTGGCCCAGCAGTGGGGACAGGAAGCGCTCCTGCCACATGTTCTCAAGGCGCACGGTCAGGCTGTTGGCCAGCAACTCCTCGGTGATGATGACCACGCGCAGCACACACTGCGCTGTCACGCTGTGCAGCCCATCTGCAGGTGGGGATAGGGACAGAGGTCAGTGTGGGCTCAGTGGCTGCCCCTCCCTGGGACTCAGAGGGCTGGGGTTAGTGAATGCCCAGACCCCCAGCACCTCTGAGTCAGCAGGCTGACCTTTCCAGGCACAGGGCATCTGGGGCTTGGGACCAGCTCCTCCAGCATCAAGGAACAAAGCTTCTGCTTCCTATCCCCTCCCTCCAACACCAGCAGAGATCTGAGCCAGCCCATGGGTCAGTAAGTTATTCATCCAATAGCACACAAGAAGATCGCTAAGTGGTCAATAACCCACCCTCCCCCAGGTTATCATGGTCAGAAAGACACCCTCGCTCAGAACTTAAAGAGCTGCCAGGGCCACTGAccacccacccctaccccccagtTTCGCATAGACAGGAAAACATCCCCTCAAAGAAACAAATGGGGTTCTAGATCAAGGATtactcctcccctctctctggtcAGCAAACTGCTTTCCCATGGCACTAAAAGGGGCTCTGGCCCTGTGGCCACTCAACCCCATCCCACAGAACCCTGACTCAGCAAGCTCCCTCTCTCCAGGAAGGTCTTGGACCCTGGCCACCCACTTCTTCCTCAGCATTCTTGGATCAGAAAGCTGCCCATCACCCCAGACCTGGGTCCTGTGATCTCAGTGGCCATCTTTCAAAATGAGGACAAGCTGCTTATATATCTTGTCCCCAGGCCCTAGTACACATTGAACGTTAACTAAGGATTGGTTGTTGAGTGAACTGAGAGATAATGAAGGCTGTGCCTCCTTTGGCAGAGCCAGGAGTCCATGCTCCAGAACTGGGGAATGAACACCAGCTGAAGCCCAGCTCCCAACCTCTGGAGCAGCAGACAGAATTGCCAGAGCCTCTCCCACCTGAACCCTCCTGTGAGGGAGTGTTTGTGAAAGTCTGGGGCTGGAGAGGTAGGAAAGAGGCAGGTGGGAGCTCTGGACATATTCCTGAAGGGCTGGGCTGCAGTCAGCCCCTTAGATGGCAGCAGGGCCAGTGTGTGCCCACTCTTTGTCTGAAGCTGCCAGAATAAGCTGCTGCTCTTGACCATTGAGCTATTGGCCTCCCTCCCGGTACAGACGAAGGTCAATTCGGACCCAAAGTAATGCTTCATCTAGACAAGGGTGTGGTGTGGGCTGACTGGCCCATGTTGGCTTTTCCTGTGACCTCCCCAGCATTAACCCAGGACCTGCAGCCTTCTGGGAGTGGGGGCACTATCTCTAGTGTAGTAGGCAGTTCAGGTGGTCTTTATGGGGTCTGCTAGATGTCCTAGAATCTTTGGGGTTCTGTGGAGTCTACCCAAGACCCTAAGCAGAGATTATGTGAACTTAACCTGTGAAGTCTATGGCAGATCCTGTGGGATGCAGGAACCCAACACTTTAGGGATTCTTGGAAGGCTTGGAAATCCTTCTTGGTTTGAGGTGCCCTGTGGAGCCCATAAGACCCTGACAGGTTGAGGTCACTGGGTCATCTGTCTGCCCTCCATCCCTTACCTGTGACAGTCACCAACATGGAAGCTACCAGTGGGCGGTTGTTGTCTAGCTTGCGGCTGAGTCGAAGCTCCCCGCTGGTCTGGTTGACCACCAGCAGCTGCAGCTCATTGCCCCGCTCGAAAGAATAGAAAAGGTGGTCAGAGACATCAGGGTCATAAGCTGGGATGCGTCCAATAACACCTGAGGGGAAGGTGTCTGAACGGTTGGATACATAGTTGTTGAAGAGGATCTGAAAGTTGTTGAGCACAGGACTGTTGTCATTCTGGTCAACCAGGCGGACGTGCACAGTGGCCCGACTGACCAGAGGGGCAGACGTGGCCTGCACCACAATCACATATTCCTGGCGAGACTCGTAGTCCAGGTCAATGAGTGCAGTCAACTCTCCAGAGAAGATGTCCATTTGGAACAGCTCAGGGATGTTCCCTTCCACAATCTGGTACATTATGTGGGCATTGGGGCCTTCATCAGGGTCTACTGCTGTGATCTGAGCCACCACGGAACCCACGATGCTATTCTCCTTCACTCGCACCTCAAACTCCTCAGCTGGGAAGACAGGTGCATTGTCGTTTACATCCTGTACCGTCACCTGGATGCTGACTGGAGTCCGCAGTGGGGGCACACCTCGGTCCACTGCGTAGGCAGTCAGTTCATAGACTGGCACTGCCTCCCGATCCAGCCGCCTCACTGTACGGACAATACCAGAGGTGGGCTCAATGGTAAAATCTCCATCCCCATCTTCCCCATTCTGGAAAGTGTACTGGACCCGGCCATTGGCATGAGCATCCCGGTCAGTGGCTGAGATCTGCAGGACACTGGTGAAAGGTGGAGCATCCTCGGATACCAGCCCCGTGTAGTGGGAAGCCACAAACTGTGGAGCATTATCATTCACATCATTGACCATCACCTCCACGTAAGTGGTGTCTGCCTTCTGTGGGATGCCATTGTCCCGGGCTGTGATAGCCAGTGTGTAGGTCACCTGGTCCTCATAGTCCAGGGGAGCCTGTAGCGTAATGGCCCCCGAGTCTGCATCGATTCGGAACTGGGGCAGGTTGTCCTCCAGAAGATAGGTGATACGGGCATTCTCACCCACATCATCATCAGAGGCACTGATGACCACCACAGTGCTCCCCACTGGCCGATCCTCATTCACGCTCACAGAGTAGTGAGCACTTTGAAAGACGGGCCGGTGAGTGTTGGCATCTGTGATGTTGATGTGCACATAGCAGTGATCATGAAGGGCACGGTCAGAAGCGGTTAGCACCAGTTTGAAGTAGCGTTCCTGCTTGTAGTCCAGTGGCAGAGCCAGTGTCACCAGACCTACACCCCCCTGGGTGCTGATGGCAAAGCGATTCCGGGTGTTGCCACCTGTGATCTGGTAGCTGATGGCACTGTTGGCATCTCGATCTACAGCGGTCACACTGACCACGGTGGTGCCCACAGCTGCATCCTCATTTAGCCGTAGGTGGTACTCCTTCATTGTAAACTCGGGCCGATTGTCATTAACATCTAGTACAGTTACTGTGACACTGGCTGAGGCCGACAGTGGGGGTGTGCCATGGTCTCGGGCCTCCACACCAAAGAAATAATGCTCCACAGATTCACGGTCCAGGGGACCACTCACAGAGACCCAGCCAGTGGCACTGTTTATCACAAAGGGCATATCAGGTGCCACACCAGTTAGGGAGTACTCCAATCTGGCATTCTCCCCGTGGTCTGCATCCACTGCCTGAATGTGGATGACTGAATGGCCCAGCGGTGCGTTTTCCAGTACAGAGACCTGGAAGGGTGTGCTGACAAAGATAGGAGTATGGTCATTGATGTCCACTACCTGGATGCTGGCCAGGCCCGTGTTGTTGGATAGTGGTGGCCGGCCCGCATCCTGCGCCCGGATGCGCAAGGCATACTCTCGCTCGGCCTCAAAGTCCAGAGGTGCTACCACTTGGATCTCACCCGTGAGGCTGTCAATTGCGAAATGGCCACGACTGTTGCCGCTGATGATGTTGTAGTGCACCAGTCCATTGGCATCCTTGTCCCGGTCGGTGGCTGTGACGCGTAGTACCACCGTGTGGGGGCGCACATCCTCGCGCACCTGCGCCACGTAGCGCTTCTCGCTGAACTGGGGCGCGTTGTCGTTTTCATCCAGCACCGTTATGTGCACACGCACAGTTGCAGAGCGCGGCCCGGGCTCTTGGCCTTGGTCGCTGGCCTCCACAACCAGCTCGTAGCTTTCCATGTGTTCGCGGTCCACGCGACCGCTGGTGCTTATGAGGCCAGACCGCGGATCGATCTCGAAGGCCGCGGAGGCCGCGGCGCGCGCAGCTGGCGGCCCCACGAAGCGGTAACGCAGATTGGCGTTGGGGGGCGCGTCTCCGTCTGTGGCACGCAACTGAAGAATGGGGTAGCCCTCCTCCACGTTCTCCCGAAGCGTCTCCCGGTATTGCGCCTGCTCAAACACCGGCGCGTGGTCGTTGCGGTCGGCCACTGTAACAGCCACCATGGTGGTGGCCGAGAGGCGCGGCGAGCCGTGGTCCTGCGCCGTCACGCGCAGGTAGTGCCGTTCCATGCTCTCGCGGTCCAGAGCAGCCTCTGTACGGATGAGGCCGCTCAGTGGGTCAATGCTGAACAGCTCCAGCGAGCGGCTGTTCATGAGCGCGGCTAGCGAGTAAACTAGGCGACCGGCCTCGCCTGCGTCCGGGTCCTGCGCCACTACGCGTAGCACCGCGGTGCCCGCAGCCTCGTTCTCGGGCACTAGAGCCTGATAGTTGTACTGCGGAAACTGCGGGTGGCGGTTCGCGGCGCGACGGGGGCGGACCCTGCTTGCTGGGGGTACTCTCCAGACTCTAGGCCGAGCTGGGACCCCCGGGGGGCGCGGCCCCGGGCGCTGCGGGAGGAAGCGGCGGCGGAAGAGGCTACGCGAGCGCATGCGCTCGGGCGTCGGCTCGGGAGCTGTCCGAGACTCGCGCGGTGCTGAACCAGACTCGGGAGCTGTCCTCTCTGTGCGCGGTGCTGAATCCAGCCCAGGGCCAGATCCCGCAGCCCTGGGGGAACAGTCGGACTGAGGGACTGTTCTCCCCGCTCGAGATGTCGCAGTTCTCTCGCCCTGACCCCTGCGCCTCGGCGCCCACAATTCCCCGCAGCAACGCATGGTTCCCACTTTTTTCGGGGTGCCTCTCCCAGCATTCCTCGGGGAGGACACAGGCTTGTAACCACGGGGCCGAACCAGATCGGAAGGGAAGGGCGAGCTGTTCTCCAGGCTCGGGACCCCTGGGGACATAGCCTCTGGAGAGATACTATCTCTTCGCAAGGGTCCTGTCTGACCGCAAGAGGAGATCTCTGTGCGCCAGCATAAGAGAGACCCTGGTCCCTGTCCTATTTCTCGCGCGCGGCTGTCTAATGCCTGGACCCCATATTTCGCCTCTAGCCCCGCGTCCGGCTGCTTAGGGGGCCCTCGACCACTCTGGGTGCTTTGCCTTCCCCCTCGGAGCCCCACGAAGACAGGCTCCCTGACTTCCAGACCAGGCTCTCCATCCTCCTGGACCCCGGGCGTTTCGGGACAAAGAGCTAAGGCTCCGCCACCGGTCCGCGCCCCTGGCTCCGTAGCGGCAGCTACCCCTGGGTCCCAGCCTTGGCCCCCGTCGACCCCCAGCTCCTCCCGGCTGAGAGGGAacaaagagaggaggagaaggagcaggagtAGTGGGGTCGTCGGCCCCCTGAGACTCCACCACGGCGGCCGCCTCGCCATcaccccccaccttcccacaCGGCCTCCACCGCCCCTCGCCCCGGTCCGGGCCTTGGGCCCGCCCCGCCGCTCGGGCCCCCTCCCGGGCCCCTGCCGCCGCCCCGGTCCCCCGCCTCTCGGCCTGTCGCTCCGCGCCGCCTCCGCCCTCTGGGCACCATCTACTCCGCGGCCAGAACCCCTTTGGCATGCGGCCCCGGCTTTTGCCGCCCCCACCACAGCATCCCCGACGCTGCTGCCGCCTCCCGCCGCTCCAACATGGCTCCCGGCCTCCGCGATGGTTCGTTCCACCTCTGCCCCGAAGCCCCAAATCCGGTGGTACAGCCCATTGCGCATGCCGATTCTGACTATTGAAGCTATTTCCGCCATCTTTGTTAAGGGCAAAGCGCAACTGCTGCCCGCGGTACTGAACAGGGCTAGAAGGTTCGCTGTCCCTGGATCCATTCTCCTTGCTCTGAGCCACCGCCCttaccctccttccttcttcaagGCACGGTCTCCCATCCTTTCTTCTACTTGCAGGTCTTTTGTCCTCCTTCCTGAGGACTCGTTCCGAACTCTGTCCTGGATTTTGGTCTGAAAATTTGGTGCCCATGATGCGCAGAGAGCGTTTTCCTGACCCTTGGCAGGGGTACTATGTGCAATCCTGGGGGTGGAAGGGACGTTGACTGGATGGGGATTTGGGACGCCAGACCCAAAGTTAATAGCTTGAACTGTTCGATCAGTGAGTATTAACTCATGAAACATGTCGCGACCATCTGCCTGTTTGGAGcgtctctgcagagcagggactgTAGGTGACCCGCCCAAGGCATGAGTAGAGACCAAACTCCTCTCTGCCTTGCTGGATCCCAGCAGTCTCCCGCGCTGGGGAACCCTCTACTGGAGGCTACACCCTCCTCCAGGTCGCGGGTCTCGAGTGCTCTGGGATGCCACGTGGAGACCGACGTTGCCACAGGGCTGCAGCCACGGCTTCCTTGGATCCCCGCCCCTCGCCCGCCACGACCGCGTCCCTTAACCCCTTGAAGGGACTAGCGGAAGCTCAACCCTCCTCCCACGATTCAGTACAGTTCTCCCAGCGCTGAGCAACTCCGACGCCAATCGGTCCCAGCTGGCCAATAGACAGACACCGCCAAATGGACGTCACAGAAGACGACACCAGGTTGGGGGAGAACTATTGGCACAAGGGGAGGCTCCGCCCCCGACGACCGACTCATTGTCTGAGGGGAGGGTTCTGTGGCTTCCAGGATGGCCGGAAGAGATAATCCTGAAGGCTCTCTACGGTCCCTCCGGCAGAGGCAACAGCGACAACGCTCTGCAGCGTCATATGTGAAGGGCGCGGGCGTCCCAGGACCAAGGGGGGgtttagggcttgatcccagaacgctcCAAGGGGCGCGGCTCCTGCTAGGAACTAACGGGAAACTCCTCGCTGAGGCATCCGGCCCACTCCGACGGTACCTATGACATCATCATCAACCAATCAAACAGCACATTCTTTGGCCCCTTGACTTCTTCGCTTCCGGGAGGTGGGGCTCCCGTGGGCTCCACCTCCCGAGCGCCCGGTCTACCTACCGAGAGCCGGCCGCTGGGCTCCAGAATCTGAGGAACCCCTTAAGGTCGGAGCTCCGCGCCGGGTGTGCAGTCTGGGTTCCACTGGGCGTGAGGGTGGAGCGTCTGCTCCGTCGCTGAAGGCGGAACTCGGATGGGGGCCCAGACCTCCTGTCCGGGGGCTGAAGGAGCGAGGCGGGGGATGAGGTTTTGGTTGCACGTTCGCCCTCCGGGTCCACAATCTAGCGAGTACAGGGCACAGAACTTTACACTAacaaaggagggaggcaggcggaACGCTAGGGGCTGGGCTGCTAGGGTCCCGGAGGAGGTGCCTCCGCCAACTTAGCGATCTGGGACGGCTTCC from Mustela erminea isolate mMusErm1 chromosome 1, mMusErm1.Pri, whole genome shotgun sequence harbors:
- the CELSR3 gene encoding cadherin EGF LAG seven-pass G-type receptor 3 isoform X4 encodes the protein MDPGTANLLALFSTAGSSCALPLTKMAEIASIVRIGMRNGLYHRIWGFGAEVERTIAEAGSHVGAAGGGSSVGDAVVGAAKAGAACQRGSGRGVDGAQRAEAARSDRPRGGGPGRRQGPGRGPERRGGPKARTGARGGGGRVGRWGVMARRPPWWSLRGPTTPLLLLLLLLSLFPLSREELGVDGGQGWDPGVAAATEPGARTGGGALALCPETPGVQEDGEPGLEVREPVFVGLRGGRQSTQSGRGPPKQPDAGLEAKYGVQALDSRAREIGQGPGSLLCWRTEISSCGQTGPLRRDSISPEAMSPGVPSLENSSPFPSDLVRPRGYKPVSSPRNAGRGTPKKVGTMRCCGELWAPRRRGQGERTATSRAGRTVPQSDCSPRAAGSGPGLDSAPRTERTAPESGSAPRESRTAPEPTPERMRSRSLFRRRFLPQRPGPRPPGVPARPRVWRVPPASRVRPRRAANRHPQFPQYNYQALVPENEAAGTAVLRVVAQDPDAGEAGRLVYSLAALMNSRSLELFSIDPLSGLIRTEAALDRESMERHYLRVTAQDHGSPRLSATTMVAVTVADRNDHAPVFEQAQYRETLRENVEEGYPILQLRATDGDAPPNANLRYRFVGPPAARAAASAAFEIDPRSGLISTSGRVDREHMESYELVVEASDQGQEPGPRSATVRVHITVLDENDNAPQFSEKRYVAQVREDVRPHTVVLRVTATDRDKDANGLVHYNIISGNSRGHFAIDSLTGEIQVVAPLDFEAEREYALRIRAQDAGRPPLSNNTGLASIQVVDINDHTPIFVSTPFQVSVLENAPLGHSVIHIQAVDADHGENARLEYSLTGVAPDMPFVINSATGWVSVSGPLDRESVEHYFFGVEARDHGTPPLSASASVTVTVLDVNDNRPEFTMKEYHLRLNEDAAVGTTVVSVTAVDRDANSAISYQITGGNTRNRFAISTQGGVGLVTLALPLDYKQERYFKLVLTASDRALHDHCYVHINITDANTHRPVFQSAHYSVSVNEDRPVGSTVVVISASDDDVGENARITYLLEDNLPQFRIDADSGAITLQAPLDYEDQVTYTLAITARDNGIPQKADTTYVEVMVNDVNDNAPQFVASHYTGLVSEDAPPFTSVLQISATDRDAHANGRVQYTFQNGEDGDGDFTIEPTSGIVRTVRRLDREAVPVYELTAYAVDRGVPPLRTPVSIQVTVQDVNDNAPVFPAEEFEVRVKENSIVGSVVAQITAVDPDEGPNAHIMYQIVEGNIPELFQMDIFSGELTALIDLDYESRQEYVIVVQATSAPLVSRATVHVRLVDQNDNSPVLNNFQILFNNYVSNRSDTFPSGVIGRIPAYDPDVSDHLFYSFERGNELQLLVVNQTSGELRLSRKLDNNRPLVASMLVTVTDGLHSVTAQCVLRVVIITEELLANSLTVRLENMWQERFLSPLLGHFLEGVASVLATPAEDVFIFNIQNDTDVGGTVLNVSFSALAPRGAGAGAAGPWFSSEELQEQLYVRRAALAARSLLDVLPFDDNVCLREPCENYMKCVSVLRFDSSAPFLASASTLFRPIQPIAGLRCRCPPGFTGDFCETELDLCYSNPCRNGGACARREGGYTCVCRPRFTGEDCELDTEAGRCVPGVCRNGGTCADGPDGGFRCQCPAGGAFEGPRCEVAARSFPPSSFVMFRGLRQRFHLTLSLSFATVQPSGLLFYNGRLNEKHDFLALELVAGQVRLTYSTGESNTVVSPTVPGGLSDGQWHTVHLRYYNKPRTDALGGAQGPSKDKVAVLSVDDCDVAVALQFGADIGNYSCAAAGVQTSSKKSLDLTGPLLLGGVPNLPENFPVSHKDFIGCMRDLYIDGRRVDMAAFVANNGTMAGCQAKLHFCDSGPCKNSGFCSERWGGFSCDCPVGFGGKDCRLTMAHPHHFRGNGTLSWDFGNDMAVSVPWYLGLAFRTRATQGVLMQVQAGPHSTLLCQLDRGLLSVTVSRGSGRAAHLLLDQVTVSDGRWHDLRLELQEEPGGRRGHHVLMVSLDFSLFQDTMAVGSELQGLKVKRLHVGGLPPSSEEEVPQGLVGCIQGVWLGSTPSGSPALLPPSHRVNVEPGCAVTNACASGPCPPHADCRDLWQTFSCTCWPGYYGPGCVDACLLNPCQNQGSCRHLPGAPHGYTCDCAGGYFGHHCEHRMDQQCPRGWWGSPSCGPCNCDIHKGFDPNCNKTNGQCHCKEFHYRPRGSDSCLPCDCYPVGSTSRSCAPHSGQCPCRPGALGRQCNSCDSPFAEVTSSGCRVLYDACPKSLRSGVWWPQTKFGMLASVPCPRGALGLRGAGVAVRLCDEDQGWLEPDLFNCTSPAFRELNLLLDGLELNKTALDTVEAKKLAQRLREVTGHTDHYFSQDVRVTARLLAHLLAFESHQQGFGLTATQDAHFNENLLWAGSALLAPETGDLWAALGQRVPGGSPGSAGLVQHLEEYAATLARNMELTYLNPVGLVTPNIMLSIDRMEHPSPTRGTRRYPRYHSNLFRGQDAWDPHTHVLLPSQSPRPSPPEALSTSSSSMENSTTSSAAPPPVPPEPEPEPGISIVILLVYRTLGGLLPAQFQAERRGARLPQNPVMNSPVVSVAVFHRRNFLRGVLESPISLEFRLLQTANRSKAICVQWDPPGPEEQHGMWTARDCELVHRNGSHARCRCSRTGTFGVLMDASPRERLEGDLELLAVFTHVVMAVSVAALLLTATVLLSLRSLKSNMRGIHANVAAALGVAELLFLLGIHRTHNQLVCTAVAILLHYFFLSTFAWLLVHGLHLYRMQVEPRNVDRGAMRFYHALGWGVPAVLLGLAVGLDPEGYGNPDFCWISIHEPLIWSFAGPVILVVVMNGTMLLLAARTTCSTGQREAKKTSVLGSLRSCFLLLLLVSASWLFGLLAVNHSVLVFHYLHAALCGLQGLAVLLLFCVLNADARAAWTPACLGRKAAPEEARPVPGTGHGAYNNTALFEESGLIRITLGASTVSSVSSARSGRTQDQDSQRGRGYLRDNVLVRHGSAADHTDHSLQAHAGPTDLDVAMFHRDAGGAADSDSDSDLSLEEERSLSIPSSESEDNGRTRGRFQRPLRRAAQSERLLTHPKDVDGNDLLSYWPALGECEATPCALQTWGSERRLGLDTSKDAANNNQPDLALTSGDETSLGRAQRQRKGILKNRLQYPLVPQTRGAPELSWCRAATLGHRAVPAASYGRVYAGGATGSLSQPASRYSSREQLDLLLRRQLSLLQHALGPSHHCHAFCHSLCAWALHTTLCHVPQHLGAVSRLRSSQKRGALLRGRLLD